A region of the Leopardus geoffroyi isolate Oge1 chromosome C2, O.geoffroyi_Oge1_pat1.0, whole genome shotgun sequence genome:
TTTCCAAGACCCTCTCTCCTCATAGGCTCAGTTTTGGCCTGCCAGCCACAGTCCTCCAGTTTCCGTGGTAGAAGAGGCCTAGGCTGCTTCCTGTGGGCCCCCCGCTGGGCAGAAGCATGCAGTGGTATCTCCTCCTGATTTGGGCACAGGGGCTGAGgcaggctcccctccccacctcaggtAAGGCCTATAAATCCAGCCTGGAActggagaaacagaaggaagaaataagtcTGGGAGTGGAagtgagggaaggaaaggcatGGTTTTCAGAATCCTGTGGCCCCTCGTGTGAGAAAAGGCAGCATCTGGTAAGCAGGTTCTGTTTTGGGTGGCAGATAGAGGCCTTGGGGTTGGGGTGTCTGACTGGCCAACccaagaaaggaaatggggagagaaaggaaacaaggagGAGGGATGATCAGTTTGCTTGTAGAAGTTCACTCCTGTTTCATCGTTCTTTCTTCTGTCCTTGAGGAAACTTCTAGAAAGACATTGTACATTTTCTGTGGATCAAAAATGTCTTCTTCACAGATTCCAGAGAGTCTACCATTATAGACTGAATTTACATTAGATATGGTTCCTTCCATAATAAAAATCATAGACATATGTTTCTGAGGGGGGCACAGATATTGAGACactatattataatttaatttgtatgttGTTTTTTTGAACCATTTGAGGGTGGAGCTGTACCCAGATGATGGGCGGTGGTCAGTGCTGAGGAGGGTGGTTTTGTCTAGGAGAAACAAGTTTCTCTCcagtcttcctttcctttggattttGTGGCTTTCCTGAAGGTTTTTCCAGGCACCTCAAACAGCAGTTAGACAAACAGCAAGGTTTTATTTCAAGGAATAGTGTGCCCAGCGTAGAACTGGCTGCTGGAAGATGAAGTAAAACAGAAGTGGTGGCTGACAGGGCTTATGTTGTAGGTAGGGAGacaaaataagtacatgaaaataatCAAAGAGCTTGTCATGAAGCTAGATTATAGCAGCATATCCTGAGTGGGTGAAGTGTAGCAGTTATAGTCCATGTGGGGAGTGACAGGATGGACAGGAGACACTGTCATTCCACAGACCAATTCTAGCCTCAAAGCCCTTTAGGATTTCTATAGGAACATTCCAGGACAGCTGTTGACATAGGACTCATGcacattttctccccttccctagGAGCCGTGTCAGGCAGGGTAGTAACAATGGGGAACGTTTCTGCAGAGGAAGGTGGCTCTGTCACCTTGCAATGTCGCCTCTCCTCTACCACTGCCAAAGTGACACAGGTCAACTGGGAGCAGCAGGACCAACTTCTGGCCGTTCATCATGCTAACCTGGGGTGGTACCTCTGCCCAGCCTTCAGGGAGCGAGTGGTCCCTGGCCCCAACCTGGGCCTCACCCTGCAGTCGCTGACCAGGAATGATACAGGGGAGTACTTTTGTACCTATCACACCTACCCCGACGGGATTTACAGAGGGACACTCTTTCTGGAGGTCCTACAAAGCTCAGGTATGCACTCTGGAGCAGGGTGGCTAATGAACTTTCATCCTCCAGAACAGAAGATGTGTTCCTGCTAAACACTGTAAGAACAGGGTCTTTCAACCCTGGTTCACATTCAAATCACCAGGGAGCTTTTAAATGACACTGATGCTGGAGCTGCATCCCAGACCAAtttaatcagaatctctaggggcAAAGTTGGGATGTAATAGATTCTAAAAGCATGCCTGGTGATTCAGATGTGCAGCCAGAATTGAGAGCCACTGTTTTGGTTAAGAAGGGCATCTTATATGTGTTGGTTAGGAAGAACACTTATTAAGGTCATTTGGGAAGGGTTATCATTTATTGGTTTAGGATTAACCAGGCAAATTAGAATtagcttctggggcacctgggtggctcagtcagttaagtgtctgactttggctcaggtcgtgatctcacagttcatgagtttgagccccactttgggctctgtgctaacagctcagagcctggagcctgcctcagattctgtgtctccctctctctctgcccctccctagctcatgctgtctctctctctctttcaaatataaacatttaaaaaaataaaaagaaagaattaacttctaagttttttttttttatgtttatttatttttgagagagagagagggagcaggggaggggcaaaaagagagggagacagaggatctgaagcaggctctgccctgacagcagagagcccgatgtggggctcaaactctcaaacctcgaaatcatgacctgaactgaagtcagatgctcaatcgactgagccactcaggcgcccctagcttttaAGTTTTACAAAGGATTAAAACACAGTGTGTGctaaatgtaaatacatacactgggtgttgtatggaaaccaatttgacaataaatttcatatattaaaaaaaaaaagatatttgaactCCTATACAATGTAGGGAAACTGGAGATTTTAGTTAATTTGTTTAGAAAAGCACTTTTTTTCATACATGAATATATGGAATCTGAATGATTATATGTTTGAAAAGTTTGGCTTTTCTAACTAAATTATGATCCAGCATGTATAAAATAACATTGTCGAAATAtccctttaattaaaaattaatcaataacctgaaaaaaaaataaatgtaaatacataataatttaCCTTTGTATGGTACTTCATAGTTTCCAGAGTGCTCTCACATTCATTATCACCTGAACACTTAAACCAGTTCTCTGCAAAGTGGgaaaagatttttgcatctgAGAAACAGTATAGCAGAGTGGTGATGAGCTCAGACTATGACACCAGAGAGCCTGGATCCAAATCTTGGTGCTGCTGTTGACCTCAGACAAGATTACTCAGCTTCTCTGTGCATTGAttgtctcatctgtgaaatgaaaatagatgTAACCTTATGAGGTTCTAACATAGGACTGAATACCATACTACAAGAAAATGCCCTGAAACAAGCCctggaatggggcgcctgggtggctcagtcagttaagcatccaactcttggtttcggctcaggtcatgatctcacggtttcgtgggtttgggctccgcattgggctcttcactgacagcactgcggaacctgcttgggattctctctccttctctctctgcccctcccccactcatgctgtctctgtctttctcaaaataaataaataaactgaaaaagaataaaagaaaaaacaaggccTGGGACATGGTAAGTACTGTTAGCTCTGACTGCCAGCCACTCCCATGTCACTATTTGATGGAGGTGGAGGCTGGGCCTTACAGTTGCTCAGAGCAGTAGAGCTGGTTTTAACACAGATGATCTGGTTCCATTAAATTACACCCTCAGAgcttcttgctttttattttattttattttttatttgagagagagagagagagagagagaatgagaatcttaagcaggctctgcacttagcGTGTAGCCtgacagggcttgatcccacaaccccagaaTCAtcgcctgagctgaaatcaagagtcaggccctcaaccaacagagccacccaggtgcccctagaccctCAGAGCTTCTGCCTGTTACTATCGATTGTGTTGGAGATTAAGCTTTATGAGTTAGCAAAATATGTGTAGACTGAGAAGATAAAAGGCTACTTTAAAGTTCTTTTCAATGCTGCTTCTTGGCTGGCTCTGACATAGGTCAATGCTGCATGTGGGGAAGAGCCTATATACTTTCTGGTTCTATGCACAGCCCGCCGCAGCCCTTCTGCCCCCAGAAGCTGTGTTCTCCATGACTACTTTGCTCCCCATCTGCCCTCTTCCCCTACCTGTGGCCAAAGCAAGAGGCTGAGTCTGCAGTGCAAGAGGAACTCATCCTGGAGAGCTTGGGCTCCCTCCCCCCTGGTACCGTGTGGGTCTATGGGCACTGCCTTGTCCTTAGTGACTGCATTCCTTAGCCACCTTTCCCACAGTGTAAGCCCTTAGAGGGAAGAGGGCCTGCCTCTGCTACACCCTTCTCTCAAAACTTCCCTGCACCCCTGGGATCTGCCCAAGCTCctgggaaggaggtgggaatAGGACAAGGCAGCCTGGAAACCCTTCTACCTACAGTACAGCACACATCTGAGcaattgttctgtttctctctcgctGTCCTTGGATCAGCTGTCACTCTTTTCAAAACTCCCTTTCTGCTTCTTCTCCTTACACTTTATGTCTTAGTGGAAATTCATTTGTTCATGCTTTAATTccatattgcaaatatttattaagcacctgctatgtgccaggtgctgagaAAAAACAGGATAAACCTCCAGAACGTTACTCTCTCCAGGGTCTCACAGATGGAAAAATGTTACAGGTTTAATGTGAAAGGTTATattctttcccccctcttttttgtgctttaattaattaattttattttaatttttaattaaacattttttactaGTATGactataaatgtgaaatttaataaaatgttcactctctgggtttttttttttttttctggatgttattttttgtttcatttcatgattAGCATGGAAAGCGATTTTGTCGAATAGAGGAAGGGAGTGTTAACAATGGTCTGCTTTGGTTCCAGAGGTTAGCCATTGATTTTACAGGGAGCCAGGTAGATGCTCTTCCGTTCAAGGAGTTGGGCTTAAAGACTCCAGTCCTATGGTTACAGAAAGACCTGGCCAGCCTGCACCTCTGTGCCCTGACACAGAGGCTTCCCTGTGTAATGGCTGCCCTTTGCTTCTGGCTTTCACCCCCCCATCTTCACTTTGTCGCCCCTCCAGTGGCTGAGCGCAGCGCTGGGTTCCAGATCCCACTGCTTGGAGCCATGGCCATAGTGCTGGCAGTCATCTGCATGGCAGTCATCGTGGTGGTCACATTGACCAGAAAGGTAAAGACTGTGGCTGCACATCTCAGTCATGGCCACTCTGCCCCTGCCACCCTGTCCTTTCATGTCCCCTTCCTGTCCAGAGAGAGACCTTGATGTGCTCTCCCCCGCTGCCCTACATATCTGTTTTACGGTCCTTGCTCTGCCTTTCAGTGAAGTTGTTTACGCTcttcttctgtccttttccttGTCTGGGAACTGCAGAAAGGCTGGACCTGTATTCCCCCCCATCTTGCTGTCACCTACAGCTCCTAGTTCTTGCCTGTCCCTGAAGCCACTCCCTAGAGAGTTTGATTTATCTATTGTGAGTTTGCTGTATTTTGGGCATCTACTCGGTACTAGGGATTTTTGTGTGTTAGCTTATGTAATTTTAACAACCTTCTGTGGTGTTGGGCTACTCAGCAGTTCTACAGGATGAGAAATAAACATTCCCCAAATTTAGGGGAAAAAGGCAAGATCAGTAGGCTATACATCCTCTGTTGCTCTAGGTTAAGAGGTCATGCAGCTGAAAGAGTGCTGGATGGGGAAGTAGACGATGTCGTGTCTGAGCTCAGCATTGAGGGTGATTACAGGGAAAGTTGTGGAGTCTCctgggtctccatttcctcatccagAAAGTGGGGATGATGGTGATTCTACTTGCTCTGTATCACAGAGCTGTGATGAACAGGTGGCACAGTGCCTGTGACAGTCTTGTAAACAACGAAGAATTAGATGAATGTGCTTGTGTTGTAAACTGGTAGCTACTGATTAGGA
Encoded here:
- the TIGIT gene encoding T-cell immunoreceptor with Ig and ITIM domains isoform X1, encoding MQWYLLLIWAQGLRQAPLPTSGAVSGRVVTMGNVSAEEGGSVTLQCRLSSTTAKVTQVNWEQQDQLLAVHHANLGWYLCPAFRERVVPGPNLGLTLQSLTRNDTGEYFCTYHTYPDGIYRGTLFLEVLQSSVAERSAGFQIPLLGAMAIVLAVICMAVIVVVTLTRKFVCFQKKSLRAHSSESGLRRMPREQEGWSAGVLSSAGSCIQAEAVPVVFCTEQRGDDCAEPHEYFNVLSYRSLGSFSFPAETS
- the TIGIT gene encoding T-cell immunoreceptor with Ig and ITIM domains isoform X3, with product MQWYLLLIWAQGLRQAPLPTSGAVSGRVVTMGNVSAEEGGSVTLQCRLSSTTAKVTQVNWEQQDQLLAVHHANLGWYLCPAFRERVVPGPNLGLTLQSLTRNDTGEYFCTYHTYPDGIYRGTLFLEVLQSSVAERSAGFQIPLLGAMAIVLAVICMAVIVVVTLTRKKSLRAHSSESGLRRMPREQEGWSAGVLSSAGSCIQAEAVPVVFCTEQRGDDCAEPHEYFNVLSYRSLGSFSFPAETS
- the TIGIT gene encoding T-cell immunoreceptor with Ig and ITIM domains isoform X2, producing MQWYLLLIWAQGLRQAPLPTSGAVSGRVVTMGNVSAEEGGSVTLQCRLSSTTAKVTQVNWEQQDQLLAVHHANLGWYLCPAFRERVVPGPNLGLTLQSLTRNDTGEYFCTYHTYPDGIYRGTLFLEVLQSSVAERSAGFQIPLLGAMAIVLAVICMAVIVVVTLTRKKKSLRAHSSESGLRRMPREQEGWSAGVLSSAGSCIQAEAVPVVFCTEQRGDDCAEPHEYFNVLSYRSLGSFSFPAETS